The proteins below are encoded in one region of Bifidobacterium catenulatum DSM 16992 = JCM 1194 = LMG 11043:
- the smpB gene encoding SsrA-binding protein SmpB — MAKEQGMKPIAQNKKARHDYAIEDKYEAGLVLTGTEVKSLREGRASLAESFITIDRRGEMWLEGANIPEYLNGTWNNHAPKRKRKLLLHAAQIDKLARQSQAKGFTIIPLSLYFKDGRVKAEIALARGKKEFDKRQALREEQDKREALRAMRYANKQVR, encoded by the coding sequence ATGGCCAAGGAACAAGGTATGAAGCCGATTGCGCAGAACAAGAAGGCACGCCATGATTACGCCATCGAAGACAAGTATGAAGCCGGTCTGGTGTTGACCGGCACTGAGGTGAAGTCGCTTCGTGAGGGACGCGCATCGCTGGCCGAATCGTTCATCACCATCGACCGTCGCGGTGAAATGTGGCTTGAGGGAGCCAACATTCCTGAATATCTCAATGGTACGTGGAACAATCATGCCCCTAAGCGCAAGCGTAAGCTGCTGCTTCATGCGGCGCAGATCGACAAGCTGGCACGTCAAAGCCAAGCCAAAGGTTTCACCATCATTCCGCTGAGCCTGTATTTCAAGGATGGCCGTGTCAAGGCGGAAATCGCGTTGGCCCGAGGCAAGAAGGAATTCGACAAGCGTCAGGCGTTGCGCGAGGAACAAGACAAGCGTGAGGCGTTGCGTGCCATGCGCTATGCCAACAAGCAAGTGCGATAA
- a CDS encoding ABC transporter substrate-binding protein has protein sequence MEAKKSLKTAAACALSVAMLFAGAACGTSDGSDDAASSDSGSKSSELTGYDVSSVQKDDDIAKLLPDYVTKDGKLTIGMDTSYAPAEFLAEDGKTPVGFDVDIAKALAQVFGLEADPETANFDSIIPSVGSKYDIGISSFTVTKERLEAVDFVSHFDAGSAWAVKKGNPNKIDTSDLCGKKVTVQTATMQETEANKMAKQCEADGKDKLEVISSKLQTDVTTNVVTGKADVFYADSPVAGYAIAQTDGQLETLGKVEGVAPEGIVIKKGDSQMDEAVQKAVQKLIDDGTYLKILKYWGVEDGAIETSEINTPGAE, from the coding sequence ATGGAAGCGAAGAAAAGTCTGAAGACGGCTGCCGCGTGTGCGCTGAGCGTTGCGATGCTGTTTGCTGGAGCGGCATGCGGCACCAGTGACGGAAGCGACGATGCGGCTTCGTCCGATAGCGGTTCGAAATCGAGCGAGCTGACGGGGTATGACGTTTCGTCGGTGCAGAAAGACGATGACATTGCCAAACTGTTGCCTGACTATGTGACGAAGGACGGCAAGCTCACCATCGGTATGGACACGTCGTACGCTCCTGCCGAATTCCTTGCGGAGGACGGCAAGACCCCGGTCGGCTTCGATGTCGACATCGCCAAGGCTTTGGCGCAGGTGTTCGGCCTTGAGGCGGATCCGGAAACCGCGAATTTCGATTCGATCATTCCATCGGTCGGATCCAAATACGATATCGGCATTTCGTCGTTCACCGTGACCAAGGAACGTTTGGAAGCGGTTGATTTCGTAAGCCATTTCGATGCCGGATCGGCATGGGCCGTGAAGAAAGGCAATCCGAACAAGATCGACACGTCCGATCTGTGCGGCAAGAAGGTGACCGTGCAGACTGCAACCATGCAGGAGACCGAAGCGAACAAGATGGCCAAGCAATGCGAGGCCGACGGCAAGGATAAGCTTGAAGTGATCTCCAGCAAGCTGCAGACCGATGTGACCACGAACGTTGTCACCGGCAAGGCTGACGTGTTCTATGCCGATTCGCCGGTTGCGGGCTATGCCATCGCGCAGACCGATGGACAGCTGGAAACGTTGGGCAAGGTCGAAGGCGTCGCCCCGGAAGGCATCGTCATCAAAAAAGGCGATAGCCAGATGGATGAGGCCGTGCAGAAGGCCGTGCAGAAGCTCATCGACGACGGTACGTATCTGAAGATCCTCAAGTATTGGGGTGTCGAGGACGGTGCCATCGAAACGTCGGAAATCAATACGCCGGGCGCCGAATGA
- a CDS encoding ABC transporter substrate-binding protein: MAFNNLRKLAVFALSAAMIVSLGACGTSEKSDSTASGDSESSSNTTGYDVSGVTKDDDIAAMLPESVTKDGKLTVGMDTSYAPAEFLAEDGKTPIGFDVDIAKALANMFGLEAVPQTSNFDSIIPSIGTKYDIGISSFTITPERMEAVDFVSMFKAGSTWVVKKGNPNKVDASDLCGLKIAVQTGTTQEEEVNADAKQCKADGKSEVQILSNKLQTDVTTNVATGKADVFYADSPVAGYAIAQTEDTLEALGEDVGVTKEAVAIKKGDSDTAKAVQAALQKLMDDGTYMKILKHWGVEAGAIDKAEINPTDLG, encoded by the coding sequence ATGGCTTTCAATAATCTGAGGAAACTCGCCGTTTTTGCGCTAAGCGCCGCCATGATCGTTTCGTTGGGTGCGTGCGGCACATCGGAAAAATCCGATTCCACGGCTTCCGGTGATTCTGAGTCGTCGTCGAACACCACCGGTTATGACGTTTCCGGCGTGACGAAGGATGACGATATAGCCGCGATGCTGCCGGAATCAGTCACCAAGGACGGCAAGCTCACCGTCGGCATGGACACGTCGTACGCTCCTGCCGAATTCCTTGCGGAGGACGGCAAGACCCCGATCGGTTTCGATGTCGATATCGCGAAGGCGCTCGCCAACATGTTCGGTCTTGAGGCGGTGCCGCAAACGTCGAACTTCGATTCGATCATTCCGTCGATCGGCACCAAGTATGATATCGGCATTTCGTCGTTCACCATCACGCCCGAGCGTATGGAAGCCGTCGATTTCGTGAGCATGTTCAAGGCCGGTTCCACGTGGGTGGTGAAGAAGGGCAATCCGAACAAGGTCGATGCTTCCGACCTGTGCGGCTTGAAGATCGCGGTGCAGACGGGCACCACGCAGGAAGAGGAAGTCAACGCGGACGCCAAACAATGCAAGGCCGACGGCAAGTCCGAAGTGCAGATTCTGTCGAATAAGCTGCAGACCGATGTGACCACGAACGTGGCGACGGGCAAGGCCGACGTATTCTATGCCGATTCGCCGGTCGCCGGCTATGCCATCGCACAAACCGAAGATACGCTAGAAGCCCTCGGCGAGGATGTCGGCGTGACCAAGGAGGCCGTGGCAATTAAGAAAGGCGATTCCGATACCGCCAAGGCGGTGCAGGCCGCACTGCAGAAGCTTATGGATGACGGCACGTATATGAAGATCCTCAAGCATTGGGGCGTGGAGGCCGGAGCGATCGACAAAGCCGAAATCAATCCGACCGACCTCGGCTGA
- a CDS encoding ABC transporter substrate-binding protein — protein MSLKIKSVVALALSAAMLFSTAACGTSDASKSGDSSDSSNTTTGYDVSTIEKDDELAKLVPSGDLVKDGELSAGMELSYAPAEFYAEDGKTPVGYDIDMTKAIAKTLGLKPNIVSSMFDTIIPSIGSKYDLGITAMTITEERMQSVDFVSYYRAGSTWAVQKGNPKKLDTSDMCGAKIAVQTGTVQEEEANTIAKGCEADNKAEVMSYKRQAEAATAVATGKADAFYADSPVAGYAISQTDGQLEALGDVEGVAKQGIAVKKGNTQLAEAVQKAVQKLMDDGTYMKILKHWGVESGALDKAEINPTDLD, from the coding sequence ATGTCTTTGAAGATCAAGTCCGTTGTGGCGCTTGCGCTGAGCGCGGCGATGTTGTTTTCCACTGCCGCTTGCGGCACCTCCGATGCGTCCAAATCCGGTGATTCGTCGGATTCGTCGAACACTACCACCGGTTACGATGTCAGCACCATTGAAAAGGATGACGAGCTGGCCAAGCTGGTTCCGTCCGGCGATCTGGTGAAGGACGGCGAGCTTTCCGCCGGTATGGAGCTTTCGTACGCTCCGGCTGAATTCTATGCCGAAGACGGCAAGACTCCGGTCGGCTATGATATCGATATGACCAAGGCCATCGCAAAGACGCTTGGTTTGAAGCCGAACATCGTGTCTTCCATGTTCGACACCATCATTCCTTCCATTGGCTCCAAGTATGATCTGGGCATTACCGCCATGACCATCACCGAAGAGCGTATGCAGTCCGTGGATTTCGTGAGCTACTACCGTGCAGGTTCCACGTGGGCCGTGCAGAAGGGCAATCCGAAGAAGCTTGACACTTCCGACATGTGTGGCGCGAAGATCGCGGTGCAGACCGGCACCGTGCAGGAAGAGGAAGCCAACACCATCGCCAAAGGATGCGAGGCCGATAACAAGGCCGAGGTGATGTCGTACAAGCGTCAGGCCGAAGCGGCCACCGCAGTGGCTACGGGCAAGGCTGATGCGTTCTATGCCGATTCGCCGGTCGCTGGCTATGCCATCTCCCAGACCGACGGACAGCTTGAAGCCTTGGGCGACGTTGAAGGCGTGGCCAAGCAGGGCATCGCTGTTAAGAAGGGCAACACCCAGCTTGCTGAAGCCGTGCAGAAGGCCGTACAGAAGCTGATGGACGATGGCACGTATATGAAGATCCTCAAGCATTGGGGCGTGGAATCCGGCGCTCTTGACAAGGCTGAGATCAACCCGACCGATCTCGACTGA
- a CDS encoding amino acid ABC transporter permease, producing MAKKQIDGDGLDIPNRIKALPVKRTGPIVAAVIVALLAAMLLQGLITNPRFEWNVVWKYLFNENVLEGIKYTLLLTVISMVIAIILAVILAVMRKSINPVLRGVSWFYIWFFRGTPVYTQLVFWGLFAVLVPRIGVGIPFTSIEFWSIDSQSVITAFNAAWLGLALNEAAYLAEIVRAGLEAVDPGQTEAAKALGMKRSMIMRRVVLPQAMRIIIPPTGNEFIGMLKTTSLVNAVPFTLELQFATTAIATRLYKPIPLLIVACIWYLVITSILMVLQSRLEKHFGKGFDARPAGARGKQPPLPGKTEGEPKDDITKQNEATFAGMTA from the coding sequence ATGGCGAAGAAACAGATCGACGGCGATGGCCTCGATATTCCGAATCGCATCAAGGCGCTGCCGGTTAAGCGTACGGGCCCGATTGTGGCGGCGGTCATCGTCGCTCTGCTCGCCGCCATGCTGCTGCAGGGCCTGATTACCAATCCGCGTTTCGAATGGAATGTGGTCTGGAAGTACCTGTTCAACGAGAATGTGCTCGAAGGCATCAAATACACGTTGCTGCTGACGGTCATCTCCATGGTCATCGCCATTATTCTGGCAGTGATTCTGGCCGTGATGCGCAAGTCCATCAATCCGGTGCTACGTGGTGTGAGCTGGTTCTACATTTGGTTCTTCCGTGGCACTCCTGTGTATACGCAGCTGGTGTTCTGGGGTCTGTTCGCCGTGTTGGTGCCTCGCATCGGCGTGGGCATTCCGTTCACTTCCATTGAATTCTGGAGCATTGACTCGCAGTCCGTCATTACCGCGTTCAACGCGGCATGGCTTGGTCTCGCACTGAACGAAGCGGCATATCTGGCTGAAATCGTGCGTGCGGGTCTTGAAGCCGTCGATCCGGGTCAGACTGAAGCGGCCAAGGCGCTGGGTATGAAGCGCTCCATGATTATGCGTCGCGTGGTGCTTCCTCAGGCCATGCGCATCATCATTCCGCCGACCGGCAACGAGTTCATCGGCATGTTGAAGACCACGTCGCTGGTCAACGCCGTGCCGTTCACGCTGGAACTGCAGTTCGCCACCACCGCAATCGCAACCCGACTGTACAAGCCGATTCCGCTGCTGATCGTGGCCTGCATCTGGTATTTGGTGATCACCTCCATTCTGATGGTGCTGCAGTCTCGCCTGGAGAAGCATTTCGGCAAGGGCTTCGATGCACGACCGGCCGGCGCGCGCGGCAAGCAGCCGCCGCTGCCGGGCAAAACCGAAGGCGAACCGAAAGACGATATCACCAAGCAGAACGAGGCAACGTTCGCGGGCATGACCGCGTGA
- a CDS encoding amino acid ABC transporter ATP-binding protein, with amino-acid sequence MTEPTTNGVVPAVKATQVHKAFGSLHVLKGVDMTVMPGSVTVILGPSGSGKSTFLRLINQLETLTGGEIDVDGEMIGYKYVDKDGKQVLQTLNDKEVAEQRSKLGMVFQRFNLFPHMTALENVMEAPIHVKHMDKKEARKLAIEELNRVGMGDRLDHYPAQLSGGQQQRVAIARALAMKPEIMLFDEPTSALDPELVGEVLNVMLSLAKEGMTMVVVTHEIGFAREVADQIVFMDGGVVVEQGGPEIIDNPQEPRFKDFLQHVL; translated from the coding sequence ATGACTGAACCAACCACCAACGGTGTTGTTCCCGCAGTGAAGGCCACGCAGGTGCATAAGGCTTTCGGTAGCCTGCATGTGCTCAAGGGCGTCGATATGACGGTTATGCCCGGCTCGGTGACGGTGATTCTGGGACCTTCCGGTTCCGGAAAATCCACGTTCCTGCGCCTGATCAACCAGTTGGAAACGCTGACCGGCGGCGAAATCGACGTCGACGGTGAAATGATCGGCTACAAGTATGTCGACAAGGACGGCAAGCAGGTGCTGCAGACCCTGAACGACAAGGAAGTGGCCGAGCAGCGTTCCAAACTGGGCATGGTGTTCCAGAGGTTCAACCTGTTCCCGCACATGACGGCTCTCGAAAATGTGATGGAAGCGCCGATCCATGTCAAGCACATGGATAAAAAGGAAGCCCGCAAGCTTGCCATCGAAGAGCTGAACCGCGTGGGCATGGGCGATCGCCTCGACCACTATCCGGCACAGCTTTCCGGAGGCCAGCAGCAGCGTGTGGCTATCGCCCGTGCGCTCGCCATGAAGCCGGAAATCATGCTGTTCGACGAGCCGACTTCAGCACTCGATCCGGAATTGGTGGGCGAAGTGCTGAACGTCATGCTGTCTTTGGCGAAAGAAGGCATGACCATGGTGGTTGTCACCCACGAAATAGGCTTCGCGCGCGAAGTCGCCGATCAGATCGTATTCATGGACGGCGGTGTTGTTGTGGAACAGGGCGGTCCTGAAATCATCGACAATCCGCAGGAACCACGATTCAAGGACTTCCTGCAGCACGTGCTGTAA
- the glmS gene encoding glutamine--fructose-6-phosphate transaminase (isomerizing), which produces MCGIVGYAGNVETACGKPLEVCLQGLQRLEYRGYDSAGVALTAPGMDHVEVRKKAGRLANLIEDVERKPMPMATVGIGHTRWATNGVPNDINAHPHTSQDGKVAIIHNGIIENASQLRLDLQTEGYRFSSETDTEVAAKLLGKISEKIVEETGKPDLFKAVRRLARMLEGAFTILATDCRQPGIVVGARHDSPLVVGLGEGENFLGSDVAAFVAYTKRAMEIDQDQAVMVSADKVVVSDFMGNIVADPKTYTVDWDASAAEKGGWDSFMNKEIHEGPAAVQRTLLGRLGKDGNLNLDEVRIDEHDFKAIDKIIVIACGTAAYAGMVAKYAIEHWVRIPVEVELAHEFRYRDPILTPRTLVVAISQSGETMDTLMALRHAREQGSKVLAICNTQGASIPRESDAVLYTHAGPEVAVASTKAFVAQITAAYVLGLYLAQVKGAMFRDEIAQTLDSLKDMPRKIQWILDTQTKTVHDAAAQMVDAKSFLFLGRHVGYPVAMEGALKLKEIAYTFTEGFAAGELKHGPIALVDEGEPVVFIVPPARGRNVLHAKVISGIEEVKARGAYIIAVAEENDPDVERYADVVFWRPACPTLMSPLVDVVPLQLFAMDMAKLKNYDVDKPRNLAKSVTVE; this is translated from the coding sequence ATGTGTGGAATCGTAGGATATGCAGGAAATGTGGAAACCGCGTGCGGCAAGCCGTTGGAGGTGTGCCTCCAAGGCCTACAGCGTTTGGAATACCGCGGGTATGATTCGGCCGGTGTGGCGCTGACCGCGCCCGGCATGGACCATGTGGAAGTGCGCAAGAAGGCGGGTCGCCTCGCCAACCTGATCGAAGACGTGGAACGCAAACCGATGCCGATGGCCACCGTGGGCATCGGCCATACCCGTTGGGCCACCAACGGCGTGCCGAACGACATCAACGCGCATCCTCATACCTCGCAAGACGGCAAGGTCGCCATCATTCATAATGGCATCATCGAAAACGCCTCTCAGCTTCGTCTTGATCTGCAGACGGAAGGTTACCGTTTCTCATCGGAAACCGATACGGAGGTTGCGGCGAAACTACTGGGCAAAATCAGTGAGAAAATCGTTGAGGAAACCGGCAAGCCCGACTTGTTCAAGGCCGTGCGACGCCTGGCGCGCATGCTAGAAGGCGCATTCACGATTCTCGCCACCGACTGCCGTCAGCCGGGTATCGTGGTCGGCGCCCGCCATGATTCGCCGCTGGTGGTTGGTCTTGGCGAAGGTGAGAATTTTCTCGGTTCCGATGTGGCCGCGTTCGTGGCCTACACGAAGCGTGCCATGGAAATCGATCAGGATCAGGCCGTGATGGTGTCCGCCGACAAGGTCGTGGTGTCTGATTTCATGGGCAACATCGTGGCCGATCCGAAGACCTACACCGTGGATTGGGATGCTTCCGCGGCCGAAAAGGGCGGTTGGGACTCCTTCATGAACAAGGAGATCCACGAAGGGCCGGCGGCGGTACAGCGCACGCTGTTGGGACGTCTCGGCAAGGACGGCAATCTCAATCTTGACGAGGTTCGCATCGACGAGCATGATTTCAAGGCGATCGACAAGATTATCGTTATCGCCTGCGGTACCGCCGCCTATGCGGGCATGGTGGCCAAGTACGCCATCGAGCATTGGGTGCGTATTCCGGTGGAAGTGGAGCTTGCCCACGAATTCCGCTATCGTGATCCGATTCTCACCCCGCGCACGTTGGTGGTGGCCATTTCGCAGTCCGGTGAAACCATGGATACGCTGATGGCATTGCGTCATGCGCGCGAGCAGGGTTCGAAGGTGCTGGCCATCTGCAACACGCAGGGCGCGTCCATTCCGCGTGAATCCGACGCGGTGCTGTACACGCACGCTGGTCCGGAAGTGGCGGTCGCCTCCACCAAGGCGTTCGTGGCGCAGATTACTGCCGCTTACGTGCTTGGCTTGTATTTGGCGCAGGTCAAGGGTGCAATGTTCCGCGACGAAATCGCGCAGACGTTGGATTCCCTCAAAGACATGCCTCGCAAGATCCAGTGGATTCTCGACACGCAGACCAAGACCGTGCATGATGCTGCCGCGCAGATGGTCGATGCGAAGTCCTTCCTGTTCCTGGGGCGTCATGTCGGCTACCCGGTCGCGATGGAAGGCGCGTTGAAATTGAAGGAAATCGCCTACACCTTCACCGAAGGTTTCGCGGCCGGCGAACTCAAGCACGGTCCGATCGCATTGGTGGACGAAGGCGAACCGGTAGTGTTCATCGTGCCGCCGGCACGTGGCCGCAATGTGCTGCACGCCAAGGTTATTTCCGGTATCGAAGAGGTCAAGGCCCGTGGCGCGTACATTATCGCCGTGGCCGAAGAGAACGATCCCGATGTTGAACGCTACGCGGACGTGGTGTTCTGGCGTCCGGCCTGCCCAACGCTGATGAGTCCGCTGGTGGACGTGGTGCCGCTGCAGCTATTCGCCATGGACATGGCCAAGCTGAAGAATTACGACGTTGACAAGCCTCGTAATCTTGCCAAGTCCGTCACCGTGGAGTAA
- a CDS encoding pseudouridine synthase produces the protein MRQQSQQKRHRYVLEEPHIPFECEVLYENDAIIVVDKPHFLATTPRGMWYRETALIRLREQYGEPDIVPAHRLDRLTAGIVVFVRKPELRGAYQMLFQNRKTIKTYECLAPLAPEQHPQYGTIVRIDRHQPFPAIRASHICKDRGRLQAYEIPEIVNAQTLIERGNTVRCIDGKAYVNYVLHPKTGKTHQLRVHMNSLGLPILGDDFYPNIVQHSYDDFSQPLELVARELHFDDPVTGEPRTFVSKVPLG, from the coding sequence ATGCGTCAACAGAGTCAGCAGAAGAGGCATCGTTACGTTCTTGAAGAACCTCACATTCCGTTCGAATGTGAGGTTCTTTACGAGAACGATGCGATTATCGTGGTTGACAAACCGCATTTTCTCGCCACCACACCGCGCGGCATGTGGTATCGTGAAACCGCGTTGATCCGACTTCGGGAACAGTATGGCGAACCTGATATTGTTCCCGCGCACCGTTTGGACCGACTTACCGCAGGTATCGTCGTATTTGTGCGCAAACCGGAATTGCGTGGCGCTTACCAAATGTTGTTCCAGAATCGCAAAACCATCAAAACCTATGAATGTTTGGCGCCACTTGCCCCCGAACAGCATCCGCAATACGGAACAATCGTAAGAATCGACAGGCATCAACCATTTCCGGCAATCCGAGCATCGCATATTTGCAAGGATCGCGGGCGACTTCAGGCGTACGAAATTCCGGAAATCGTCAATGCGCAAACGTTGATTGAGCGGGGGAACACGGTACGTTGCATCGATGGCAAAGCATATGTGAATTATGTGCTGCACCCGAAAACCGGTAAAACGCATCAGTTGCGTGTGCATATGAATTCGTTGGGATTGCCGATTTTGGGCGATGATTTCTATCCGAATATTGTGCAGCATTCTTACGATGATTTCTCGCAACCGTTGGAATTAGTGGCTCGTGAATTACATTTCGACGATCCGGTGACGGGAGAGCCTCGTACGTTCGTTTCGAAAGTGCCGCTTGGCTGA
- the sstT gene encoding serine/threonine transporter SstT has protein sequence MNHISKALRGVADKYNGVSLIIRIIVGLIAGTALALVVPHMTWIGEFGTLFVSALKAVAPILVFVLVASALAQGNSKLDGRFGTVLFLYLFTTFLSAVVAVLTSRTFPQTISLGDAADADVVPQGLSEVVQTLLTNIVANPIQAMIDGNYICILMWACLFGLAMKGIANESSKAFLANVADGVSQVIRWVINLAPFGIMGLVFTSVSENGLAAFTEYGSLLLLLVGTMLLMVLVFGPLVIFLYLHRNPYPLVYRCFKESGLTAFFTRSSAANIPVNMQLCEKLGLDKDMYSVSIPLGATINMNGAAITITIMAMAAANTMGIQISLPAAILLSVVSALGACGASGVAGGSLLLIPMACSLFGISNDIAMQVVGVGFIIGVIQDSVETCLNSASDVEFAATAEYHAWLKQGRQLPAFMYSKKERRKLGIEA, from the coding sequence ATGAACCATATTTCGAAAGCGCTTCGTGGCGTTGCCGACAAATATAACGGCGTATCACTGATTATCCGCATTATCGTCGGTCTTATCGCGGGCACCGCACTGGCATTGGTCGTCCCGCATATGACGTGGATCGGCGAATTCGGCACCCTGTTCGTAAGCGCATTGAAGGCCGTCGCTCCGATTCTGGTGTTTGTGCTGGTGGCAAGCGCTTTGGCTCAAGGTAATTCCAAGCTTGACGGCCGTTTTGGCACGGTGCTTTTCCTGTATCTGTTCACCACGTTTCTGTCCGCCGTCGTGGCGGTGCTGACGTCTCGCACGTTCCCGCAGACCATATCGTTGGGCGATGCCGCTGACGCCGATGTGGTGCCGCAGGGCTTGAGTGAGGTTGTGCAGACGTTGCTGACCAATATTGTGGCCAATCCGATTCAGGCAATGATCGACGGCAACTACATCTGCATTCTGATGTGGGCTTGTCTGTTCGGTCTTGCCATGAAGGGTATTGCCAATGAAAGCTCCAAGGCGTTCCTCGCCAATGTGGCCGATGGCGTGTCTCAGGTGATTCGTTGGGTCATCAATCTCGCCCCGTTCGGCATTATGGGCTTGGTGTTCACCAGCGTTTCCGAAAACGGCTTGGCGGCCTTCACCGAGTACGGTAGCCTCCTGCTCCTGCTCGTCGGCACCATGCTGCTGATGGTGCTCGTGTTCGGCCCGCTGGTCATTTTCCTGTACCTGCATCGCAACCCGTATCCGCTGGTGTACCGTTGCTTCAAGGAATCCGGCCTGACCGCATTCTTCACCCGTTCCTCCGCGGCGAATATTCCGGTCAACATGCAGCTGTGCGAGAAGCTTGGTCTTGATAAAGACATGTATTCCGTGTCCATTCCGCTGGGCGCAACCATCAACATGAACGGTGCAGCCATCACCATCACCATCATGGCCATGGCTGCTGCCAATACGATGGGCATTCAGATTTCGCTGCCGGCCGCCATTCTGCTGTCTGTGGTGTCGGCGCTCGGTGCATGTGGCGCTTCCGGCGTGGCCGGCGGTTCGCTGCTGCTTATTCCGATGGCTTGCTCGCTGTTCGGCATCAGCAACGACATCGCCATGCAGGTGGTGGGTGTCGGCTTCATCATTGGCGTTATTCAGGATTCTGTGGAGACCTGCCTGAATTCCGCTTCCGATGTGGAGTTTGCGGCGACCGCCGAATATCATGCTTGGCTCAAGCAGGGCCGTCAGCTTCCTGCGTTCATGTATTCCAAGAAGGAACGCAGGAAGCTCGGCATCGAAGCCTGA
- a CDS encoding LacI family DNA-binding transcriptional regulator, whose amino-acid sequence MARNSVSLQDVAREAGVSPQTVSRVANGSDAVRPATKLKVEAAMEHLGYRPNYAARALKSGHFNNVGVLLSHMSAYGNSRILEGITTAAANSGYSITIRPLDNLQDQSLAGALKLVEGLPLDGAIVIMERDFTDFNQFKPSDNLPVVLICEEPANHCPTIDSDSYGCATAAVDFFLSKGHKTVYHIAGPTVSRAAQSRIRGWRDALAQVGIPTPPMYYGDWEADSGYQAGLALAHEKDCTAIFAGNDQMAYGAMLGLRTAGKRVPEDVSIIGVDDSLRGVVPRLELTTVRLKLRTVGKEAFSMIEQQCNGKKVPSGIKKLITPEFIDRGSVAKLD is encoded by the coding sequence ATGGCACGCAACTCAGTCTCGTTGCAAGACGTCGCTAGGGAAGCAGGGGTTTCACCGCAGACCGTTTCCCGAGTGGCTAATGGGAGCGATGCCGTACGCCCAGCGACGAAACTTAAGGTCGAGGCAGCCATGGAGCATCTCGGATACAGGCCGAATTATGCGGCACGTGCTTTGAAAAGCGGACATTTCAACAATGTTGGTGTACTGCTTTCGCATATGTCGGCCTACGGGAACTCACGTATCCTCGAAGGCATCACTACAGCGGCCGCGAATAGCGGCTATTCCATCACCATTCGCCCCTTGGATAACCTGCAGGATCAGTCACTCGCCGGCGCACTGAAACTTGTGGAAGGCCTCCCCCTCGATGGTGCAATCGTGATTATGGAACGCGATTTCACCGACTTCAACCAGTTCAAGCCATCCGACAACCTACCGGTAGTGCTTATTTGCGAGGAACCGGCAAACCACTGCCCTACCATCGATTCGGACTCGTATGGTTGCGCCACTGCAGCCGTGGACTTTTTCCTGTCGAAGGGGCATAAAACTGTGTACCACATCGCAGGCCCCACCGTTTCACGCGCAGCACAGAGCCGCATCAGAGGGTGGCGCGACGCATTAGCGCAAGTCGGCATTCCCACACCACCCATGTATTACGGCGACTGGGAAGCAGATAGCGGCTACCAAGCCGGATTGGCCTTGGCCCACGAAAAGGATTGCACCGCAATTTTCGCAGGCAACGATCAAATGGCATACGGTGCCATGCTTGGCCTGAGGACAGCCGGAAAGCGCGTTCCCGAAGATGTCAGCATCATCGGTGTGGACGATTCACTCCGCGGCGTTGTGCCCCGTCTTGAACTGACCACCGTACGGCTCAAGCTCAGAACTGTGGGAAAAGAGGCTTTTTCCATGATCGAGCAACAATGCAATGGCAAAAAAGTGCCTTCTGGAATCAAGAAACTTATCACCCCCGAATTCATCGACCGCGGATCCGTGGCGAAACTCGACTAA